TATGTAAATAATGTTTATAAGTCAAgtttgagaagaaaaagaaacagaaaacaaTAAAGGGTAATGAGCAGATATTAAGGAAGAAATAGGGGTTCCAGACAgagaacaaagaaaaagaatgaaagcaCAAAGAAAGGAGGAAAAGATCAATTACATGAAATGGATAAACATCAGAATTTATAACCCATATGCAGCCATCAATGCCACATGCACAAACTCCAGTCTAAGGGGTTCCATACCAATAATATATACTATTTGTATCCCCCTCCcccacaagaaaaataaaaccttatttGTAGATAATAAAATCTTGACAAAGCAAAAAGTTCACAAATCTTATGATTTGCAATAAactattacaattaaaaaagcaaaaatatatTCTCAGTAGCTAAAGGTCAAACAGAGACTATTTTTAAGACCTTTGtatcttctctttctctctctcttttttttttttaaaaaatattaaatacattCCTCAGTTATATTACACATTTTCCCTTGTCCAGATTTAAGAAGTACTGTTAAGAAAAATTGGAGAGGGGGAGTGTGTGATAATTCTGAAAGGGAGGGGAGGTGAgggatataattttaaacttgtGGAGTGTCACTgactaaaaattataacatcAGAGGAGATCAGGGATAATaagtctttttttatttaaatttgtgaaaGAGAAGTTATAGGAATAGTTTATGCAAAAACTTAGTCAATACCTCAATCTTAGCCCAATGCTCATAAGCAGAATATTGATCCCACAACTGTGTTTGAGTCAGATGCCTGTAGTGGAAGAATTCTTCAGTTATGTCCTTTCTCTGGCGAGCATCCATGGTGGGGAGGTACATAATTATACCAACCTGCAAGAAAACCAACAAGGAGTTTAACATGAGCATAATGAACAGctaaaataatttcaatcaaacagTTTAAACCCACAACCATTGCAAACATGCACTATCTACTATTGTCAAGGCCACAAATCATTTGTTTCATTGattaatcaaattgaaaatatccACAATCCTTTGTAATATAAAAGGTGCAGCCAAAAGTGTGATTAAAATTTGAGACATTATGTAGTGTGCTAAAATTTCCTACTGTTGGTTTGGCTCAAATTCCATGCAAgagcaaaaaattaaaacaatcaatcaacaaatcactatcaatatcaatatcaaactAAAGTTTCAGAAAACCAAAAATGTAAACAATCCttccaatttaaaattttaagtcaCTAACCAATAAAACATTGCACAGAGGTAATATTAGAATAGCAATATAATCAAGCCTACAATGTTTGtataatttgaattgtttgAAATACGCATTGCGAGACGTACTGTTACTATATGCTGGCATATAGTTGTACATTAAGCACAAGTATATCACACGAACTTGATGCCAAAACAGCTAATCTATGAGTAGGGGATTCTGctttatgcattaaaaaaaatgagtcTGATGGCGTTGAAGTGCAACAAACTGAATTTGAGGATGTCTTTGCTCTGATTAGAATATAAACAAACACACAaaactgaaaataatttaaaattcaattaactaaagaaataaaatttcataaaagcttaaaaccaaaacaaagagCCAGGGTTATAAGATAAGAAAGGAACaagataatttttgaaaagatgatGAAGGAAATAATCAGGGTTATAGGAAAAGATCCAAATTCTTGCTTCTCTATTGACTTCCAAGTCAAGAAGAATTCATAGATGTAATCAGTGTAGGATTTGTTTTGTGAAGGGGAGGGTTTTCTTTTCTAAACTTTACTCCTTCAGTGGTCTTCGCTATCTCTGAGGACATGTGGTATAACCCTGTTTTCCATTATATACATTctcaattcaaaataataataacattaaaataaagaagccatgaaaatcaataaagaaagaataaacAGGAGAGATAAGAGGAAGAATGATATGACAAATGAAGTCCCCTCATAAAAGAATCCAAGTACAAGGAAAGGAGGAAAgaacaaatatagaaaaaacaataaagtaAATAACTTACCCATGAGAAAATCTCATCCTCAGCAGGGCTATAAGCTGGACTCATGAGGCTCCGACTGCGTGCTGTCCAGCGTTGCTCTATAGGCGCAGGTGCAGGTATATCTTCCTTCTCTATCAGTTGCTTCAGCTTGTCGATGTATTCAAGGTCTTTCATGCTCGGTTTGGCAAGGGTTCCAACAGGAAAGCAAGTTTCTGATACCCACTGTTGCCCACCACAATCAAACCCCAAAATTTCATCAGCCCATCCAACTCTGTATCCCTCTGACTTCTTCCAAAATTCAGCCTCAGCTTTATTAACCTTTACGACATGTTCTTTGTTAAGTGGATCAAGTGCGAGCAGTTTATCTCTTAGCTCGGTAAAAGAAAGCTCATTTATGTCTGATTCATCACTGTCAGCTCTGCAAGAAACTAAAGTAAGCAGTTAATTActgaaataaacaaaacaaggaACCAACAAACATGATAATATATGCCTTGATGTTATATGCTAAAGCTTTGGTTTTCCTAAAGTTAGGGGTCAGAAGGTCGCAACACGAACAGACGAGACAGCAATTACTGTGGCAAAAAATCAATGGAAGAGAGAATGAGAAAACACACACAAGATTTTCAGCTAATCCAAGCTCTTTTTTTGGCCTTGATGCACTGGTATCAGCAGTTACGCCTCCCAATGCCACAATTATAACACCTGAAAGTCTAAATGAATGGTGAAAGAGAACAGCTGTACCTATAGTTTGCGAGGGACTCCCTGTAAAGGTCTCGAATGTGTTGTATAGCTTCATCAGTAGTATATTGTGGTTTTGATTTCGGAGGACCTTTCCATTTTGAAACAGGGTTGCACCTTACAACCACAACCGTGTCAGTATATGGAATATAGAGGTACTTCACATGCTTATTCTCAGATAATAATTTCCTGCAAATAAAAAGTtcagttaaattttaatttttgaaacaaaaaatccTCCATGAAACAATTAATATACAGATATGCTACTCCATGGAGAAAGAGTGAAGCAATAGTTCTGAAAAGGACAACAGAAATATGAATGTTATCTTTCACTTTAGTCTCATCCATGATATATGGATTGTTAAGATCCACACCTACACAAAATGCATGTGGCATAGAACtcttataaaataatgtttctgTTTAGATGCAACAGCagcaaagataaaattattgaaaacatGTACCTTTTCCTGTTACAAATTTCACAGCaccaattattaatataaatggaaaaaataaatgcttcaaaatcatccaaatcataacataaaaatcCTTAAGATTCAATAAGTTATAGGTCAATAATCTTCTTGGATATTGCAAAACAATTTTGCCGCAAAGCAAACAAGGGAGATTGATCAAAATACAAGGTAAGCGATAAAAGGAATGAATCGTtacttgtgattttttttaatctcttttataCTTGAGACAGATGTGTGCTCTACAAGTTCTTGTCTCTCAACACACTGAAGGGTGACTTCAGCAACAACTCCAAGGCCGCCAAGACCGCAACGAGCCAAATAGAAGAGCTCTGGATCTTTCTCTTTTGAAACCTCAATTGTTCCTTTGGCAGGAGTGACCAATTTCAAGCTGATGACTTGCTCATCAATAGGAGGCAAATTTGCACCAGTGCCATGTGCGCCAACCTAATAACAAATAGCAAAGAAAATGGATATCCAAGTTAACCTGTAAGGAATATTAACACCAAATCACATCACAGAGTCTATAATTGCCAgctaaaaatcacatttcccaagctttcttttttcctttccaattttttttttcttttttcatttcatgGTTATCCAGAAACGTGCGAAAACATAAATTACCCTTCACATCCGTTGTTATAATCACAATGATAAACTTCTGTATACAGAATAAGTAACCTGAATGATGCCACCAATTTGCTGCTCTCGAATGGAAGCAAAATTCTGAAGCGTAAGGCCATATTGCTTAATCTTATCCACCAACGCCTGAACTGTAATTCCAGCCTGAACTACCACTATCTTCTTCTCCTTATCAATCTCCAACACCTCATCCATCAGGGCCAAATTCACCATCCCAGCCCGAGTTAGCGCGATCCCATTAGGAGAGAGTCCGGAGCCCACGGGCCGGATCTTAGCCCGCTTCTCATTAGACTCTTTGACTAAATTCTCCAGTTCTTGGATATTCTCAGGCTGGTGAAAGTTGCGAGTCTGGACCTCGTGAGTGCCGCTCCAGTTGGAGACAGTCTGAAGGTCTTCAGGCAATGGAGCGTAGCGAAAGAGTTGGGCCTTTTTGTGTTTGGCGGAATCGGAAAATGGAAAGGAATAGTAAGTGGCGGCACCAGAGAAGAGCAGAAGCGCCGCATAGCCCAGATATTTACGAATTTCGGCGTCAGAGGGGGAGGAGGCAGTTGATAGTGGGCGTACCAAGGGTAGTGGATCTTTTACTGGCTTGAGAGGTCTGAGATGAAGATGGAGTGTGCGCCTGAGAGAGAAAGCTCTTagcatttttaatttaattaatgatttgCTTGCGGTTGCTGTTGTTAATTTGAAGATAAAAGGGTTTTGGGTTCTGCTCTGGATGCCTTTTGTCCAGTCATCACGAAGCTGATGTGACGCGGCTACTAGTAGTACCTCCATCTTTGCTGCTGGTAGGTTAATTTAATATgcctaaaggactatttccaaccaaggtatgttgtattgTCAAGTTTCctccctttaactttgataatatcatTAACGGAATTCTAaccttctaaaattttatctctttttgtctccctaaactttaaaaactaaaagtttctctcaacctaaattttaaaaaatgacagttttaccttACGATTTCGTTTGAAAATCTCCAACATCATCTATGGTTctattgccgacgacctctctctCTTAACCTATCCTTTCCTTTCGAcgatttttttctttccatttgGATGCTCGATCGAAGTCGAAGAAGCTGTgaaagacaaagaacttcgtcagggaagacaaagttcttcgtatTCCCAAACAAAGACGAAgttgtcgtcttcgtcttccacgacttctccgacgtcgatcgagagtctaaatgggaagaaagagACCGTCAGAAGGAGAGGATACGTCGGGGGGGAGAGGTCGCCGGTAATGgagccagagatttcaaaacgaaaccctaggatgaaactgtcattttttaaaacttagactgggagaaacttttagtttctaaagtttaggggggcaaaaagattttatattttagttaatttttaatattatagagaaaataattattttacccttatcacggttaattttaactgctcatgggtgagtttttgatattattaaagttaaaggggggaaacttgacaatgtagtataccttgggtgggaaatagtcttttggccatttaatatTGTAAATCATATGAGTAACTtttacgtataattttatataaaaaaaaaagtaaataaattaaaaataaattaatatttaattataaaataatatattaatatttatatatataaattatacacataatttaaaataataatattatctaaatttttactCGGACTTATTTTACACTGATgtcctttatttttaattaaaattaccaaCCACACCTCATGGTTGGTCATCACACACCActgtatttttattatctattatgtGCATTAAATCGGTCCTTCTTCATTGCTTGCACAAAATGGTGCTATTGTTGCCAGAGTGAGATTGAGAGGAGATAGAAGTCTTTAGAGTTAGACTAAAACAGATAAAAATCAATGAAgtgagattgagagagaaagaaaattggTAGAGTGAGACCAAGATAAAACAACAACTCTCTCTCAATAGCATGAACTGGCTTGAGAAGGGATGCATGAAAAAAACATCATCTATTTGATCATTTGACGGAAACTTAAGCTGGTTAGCAATTGTACCAATGTTTTGAACTTGAAATGGGTCAAATAACGAGGTGGAAACTTCTAATTTCCTTGGTGTATGGTAACTTGAAATGGGTGTATATTTTCTCTGCGAAGCATATGTTTTGTCTCATGAATgactattcttcttcttcatggtTTTACCCAAACCTAGatgtatttttgtcttttcacaCTCATAAATAGTTTTACACTCCTTTTACTTAGTCATATATGTTATCTATACAATTATCGAATAAATGATCTTGTATGTTTTTATGCACAATCATACAAAACATACGAATCAAGAAATTTTATACATGTCAAGATAGTATCTATCTTTAGGACGGTCATGCATATGCATCTGAAATGCTATTTTAGGCTTGTTATGCTTAGTTTTATGGATTTAAACCATATTCATTCAAATAACAATCTAAAGTTATAAGTTGTAATGATCATAATGAAAACTTCACAAAACATACGAAGTGATTACATCAAATTTTTCTCCTATCAATCAAACCCACTACATGTCTCATCTTCTAGTCTACGTATGGATTCAACAAAACATAACAACAAAGCATTCCAAAATCCAAACATCACCAAAAAATCACACTATAATCAAATATTCTCTATATAAGACATAAATTAATGTCAATCTagataattatacttttttcaATACACTGGTGTATCTCCTTGACTTTTAATGAGGCCTCAGTGTACCACCAAGATAGAGTATTGGGATTTTAACCCAATTTTCCTTCATAGTGCATaaacctttttttaaaaaaaaatgtttggttCAAAAGAGCCAATTATCAAACCCCTCTCTATTGAAACAAGGGAACTCAAACTTAATAGAACATTGTAACACTCAAATAAATCTCATATCGATAAAATATGAGAGAGAAGGTAGGTATATATAAACATCTCATATTATTTAAGGTACTAACACATGATTAGTTAAGTAATTTATGAGTTATTAATGcgtattttatattataaaactcaaaaacaaaattgtggTGAACTCTATGTCCAATGCTGACATACATTGACAATTGACTAAACTATAAGATTAAACGATAATTCATAAATGGGGGGAATTTAACACCCCTAGACAAATTTTATGTTGACAAAATACAAAAGAGATATTAGGTATATATAAGTATCTCAAATCTTTTGGGGATGTTAACAGatgattggttaaataactAAGGTGATGGATTTTAACCAATGTGATAGATTTTGTGTATATGCCAAAATAGACCATATCTTAATACTAGCTTAGACTAATAGACTAAGATAGTCAAATCttacatcaataaaataagGTATACATTTCATATTGTTTGGAGATGTTAATGCAACATTAGTCCTAAATTATCAAGATTCGTTTTAAGTTATAAAGATCAAATGCAAAATTGTGACAAATTAGAtatgtaaaatgaataatattttaatagtaagTAAGACTATTGGActataatattacaaatggtatcGGATTCACTTCACATATTCTCTTAAGGGATGGTAAAAGAACCTTCAATGAAAAGGTTGGGTTATATCTTcttttaaactatcaaaacacattatatataatattttacttgtaGATCAAACTATTAGGCCAAGATGTTTAAACTTTTCCATGAAAACTTGTGCTTAGTGTTTTCCATTATGGGTTCTCCTTAGTTGGATGCACTATTTTT
This sequence is a window from Mangifera indica cultivar Alphonso chromosome 5, CATAS_Mindica_2.1, whole genome shotgun sequence. Protein-coding genes within it:
- the LOC123217160 gene encoding L-galactono-1,4-lactone dehydrogenase, mitochondrial isoform X1, whose product is MLRAFSLRRTLHLHLRPLKPVKDPLPLVRPLSTASSPSDAEIRKYLGYAALLLFSGAATYYSFPFSDSAKHKKAQLFRYAPLPEDLQTVSNWSGTHEVQTRNFHQPENIQELENLVKESNEKRAKIRPVGSGLSPNGIALTRAGMVNLALMDEVLEIDKEKKIVVVQAGITVQALVDKIKQYGLTLQNFASIREQQIGGIIQVGAHGTGANLPPIDEQVISLKLVTPAKGTIEVSKEKDPELFYLARCGLGGLGVVAEVTLQCVERQELVEHTSVSSIKEIKKNHKKLLSENKHVKYLYIPYTDTVVVVRCNPVSKWKGPPKSKPQYTTDEAIQHIRDLYRESLANYRADSDESDINELSFTELRDKLLALDPLNKEHVVKVNKAEAEFWKKSEGYRVGWADEILGFDCGGQQWVSETCFPVGTLAKPSMKDLEYIDKLKQLIEKEDIPAPAPIEQRWTARSRSLMSPAYSPAEDEIFSWVGIIMYLPTMDARQRKDITEEFFHYRHLTQTQLWDQYSAYEHWAKIEVPKDKEELAALQSRLRKRFPVDSYNKARKELDPNRILSNNILEKLFPLSDSA
- the LOC123217160 gene encoding L-galactono-1,4-lactone dehydrogenase, mitochondrial isoform X2; the encoded protein is MLRAFSLRRTLHLHLRPLKPVKDPLPLVRPLSTASSPSDAEIRKYLGYAALLLFSGAATYYSFPFSDSAKHKKAQLFRYAPLPEDLQTVSNWSGTHEVQTRNFHQPENIQELENLVKESNEKRAKIRPVGSGLSPNGIALTRAGMVNLALMDEVLEIDKEKKIVVVQAGITVQALVDKIKQYGLTLQNFASIREQQIGGIIQVGAHGTGANLPPIDEQVISLKLVTPAKGTIEVSKEKDPELFYLARCGLGGLGVVAEVTLQCVERQELVEHTSVSSIKEIKKNHKCNPVSKWKGPPKSKPQYTTDEAIQHIRDLYRESLANYRADSDESDINELSFTELRDKLLALDPLNKEHVVKVNKAEAEFWKKSEGYRVGWADEILGFDCGGQQWVSETCFPVGTLAKPSMKDLEYIDKLKQLIEKEDIPAPAPIEQRWTARSRSLMSPAYSPAEDEIFSWVGIIMYLPTMDARQRKDITEEFFHYRHLTQTQLWDQYSAYEHWAKIEVPKDKEELAALQSRLRKRFPVDSYNKARKELDPNRILSNNILEKLFPLSDSA